The Aspergillus oryzae RIB40 DNA, chromosome 5 genome segment GTACAAGAGCGTGTATGTATGTTACGCGCaataattgatattgattttcttttccggatttttctttttttttttttttctctcgcTCACTTAATTATCGTTTCTTATTTGTATGCCGGTCTATCTCCCGGACAAACAGCTTTCTCACATTTACATGGATTCTTCCCTCACTCCAATTTCATTCTGGACTCCAATAATTTCTTATGCGtccaagagaagaaaaaagaaaaccaagtgaaagaaaatgaaccAGAAGATGCTCTGTCATCATGAGCCCAACTACCCACTTACCTAATGTTAATTCTAACCCAAATTCCGTCGAATCGTCCAATTCCACTGCCAACATTTTTCTAGGTGGTGTGCGGAGATCGTGGATGCTGAATGCAGCCAactgttcctcttctctctcctgcCACTCCGAATTACCTGACGGTTCAGCTACCACTGCTCCTTCGGATAAAGTTGTTACTGATActgatgctgctgctgctgctggccgGACGCGTCAACAAGGCATGCGAGAGTCGTCCTCTCTTCGCGTGCTTCCCGTGCCATCCCAAAGTCAAGAGAATGCCGCGTCAGTCACCACTGCTGCCGCTGCGCCCTTACCCCCTCAATCGCAGCCGAATGTAATGTCCCCGGTGACTCCTGGTCACGCCCAGCAGCAGTTCCAGCAGCAATCTCCCATTTCGCAGGACTCGTCGTGGCACGTCGTTTCTGACCGAGCGGGGCCCGACCCTCCTCTAGCAGCGACAGCTACCACCACCGTTGTGTCTCGGCGGTCCGCTTCGCGTACCCTCCAAACCCCGATCGTAGTCCCTTCTCCAATATATGACAGCTCCAGCAATATCGTCAATCGCAATGGCGCAAGTCCCTCGGTTACATCATTTCCGTCCCCTCACACCGTGGGGCCAGCGCCGCTGCCTCACCAGCCACAGGTTGGGGCAGCAGTGTCTACATCTTCACCAGTTGGTGTTGGAGCCGTGAATATAATAGCCGGGAATCCTACCAGGGCTGGGCATCAACGGGAAAGGAGCAATATTTCTCTGCAACTGCAGAGACGGGACTCGCACGCATCTCACTCACACTCCCCAGCTTTATCTCCAGCGTTTCCACCCTCTGCCGCATCCCCTAGACAACAGATGGTGCAGCCCCCTAATACATCCCGGCGCAATCCATTCCACAATCCCCTCCTGGATGACGCATTTTACGAACAATCGTTGAGGACACTTGAAAATTTCCAGCATCAGCTGAAGCAGAGGGATTGTCTCGGAAATGTAGAACAGCCACGGACACAACTTCTGTACCAAGCTTGTGCTGAACGAGATCCTATGTTCCTCGCGATTCATCAGGTGTATTGTCTGCATAGCCTTGCCCCACAAGAATTTTTCCAGTTGCCGGGATATTCCGTACCCCAGGAGTGTGGTTTAGATGTGATTAGGAGACTCCTAGTAGAAAACAGTCGGGTCTCAGGGGGTTTTCTCAGATGGTCTGCTCAGTTTCCTGCCCCACTTGCTGGGTTGATACAGAGTTCTAGATATGGACAGGCTGTGGAGCAGGCCGGGCAATGTCTCCGCCTGCTCGGTGAAAAGTGGCCCATGTATGTGAAGGAAGTGCGAAAGCGGGAGTTCCCACCGTTGGTCGACGAGCTTGTGAAGAACTTCGGCATCACATCAGGGGCTCTGGCGTATaccgtctttctctccacgTGTCGTACATTGCCCGGATCCAAGAGCGAAGAGCATTTGAAGGCCGTCTGGGAGCTAGACCTACGGTACTACCAGCAGCGTTGCGCATCACCGCGTCTGGTATCTAATGCACAGATTCAAGAAGAGACCCAGAAGGTCGTTCAGGCATACCGCTCGGTTTGCGCTGCAGCTGTCACGCATCAGCCGGGGCCACCCCCGAACCTGCCCTATGGGCCCATGTCGATCGGAAGTGAGAGAGATTCTATGTTACATCCGGTGGCCAGACCTACCAGCACAGGTAGTCCTCAGGTCCGCAATCCCCAGATGACGCTTCCATTGCCCAATCAACCCGGCCCTTTGGTGTCGCAGGGTACAATGAGTACACATTCCCATTCTTTGCCCGTTGCGATGGCGAGTCGTGGAGCTTCGGTGCCCCATTCAGTGACCAGGCTGTCAGGCCCTTCAATCTCTCCACCCATTTATCCTGAGGTAGCCTCCCCAACGTCGTATCAGTTTGTGCCTCCGACGGCACGCATGCCAGCCAACGCTCCAAGCTCTCATCCTTCGGCTCCTATTGCCCACAGTCGACGTTCGAGTTGGACTAACGGCGCTCCGACCACTCCACACACTTACACGTTTCAGTTGTCCGATCCAATGTCGAGAGCAACCGGTGCTCCAACCCAAGCAACTGTTCCGCCCATGGTATATCCGTCCCAAATTGCGCATCCTCCACCGGGAGGCAGAATTCCGTCAATGCAACCCGCGGTCCAAGTCCCACGACAGGTAACTGCAGGGCCACCTCAGCTAGAGCTACGAAACAATGGGGCTGGGCCGTCCATGCAACCAGTGAATCTGAGGCATCATACTCAACCCCCAACCTCTCCATTGTCTCAGCGACCGCCTCGTCCACATCCCCCGcctgtccttcttcttccccctccaGGCTCCCATCCATTGAATACAATACCGCCCCAACCGCTTCGTGATTCTCTCCATCAGGTCCACCTACGTGACCCACACAATTACCTGCTTTCTAGAGGGCCTGCGGgcgagaaagagatggagTTGTTCCAATATCTCAGTTCCTTCGCTGTGCCACCGACACCACTCGGTCGGGAACAATGTGCTTTCCATTGGAGGTTTAATTTATCAAAACATAATCTGGATAAGTTTCCTAAATCTCGGTCGGCCGGAATAGGACAGCGCTCGCTCCGTTTCTACTCGAGCGGCAATCTTGTATATCGACTGCGGTGTATCAAGATGCCCTCGGCAACCAGTGAGGTTGTAGAGTCGATGTGGTCTGTTGCCGAGTCGGTGTGGCCGAGTGTTTTTTATGTTCACGTCAATGGAGTGGAGCTTTTTGTTCGCCGACGAGTGCATAATGGCAAAGATCTCCCGTTGGATATCACTGATCATCTCAGAGAAGGGGATAATGCGGTATCTTTACATTTTATCCGCAGCTCAGCTGAGGCAAACGATATGTTATACGCAATGGGAGTTGAAGTTTTGGAGGTCTCAGATCTGGTTCGAGCATTTTCACTTGCTCAAGCATTACCCGCTTCTGAATGTCGAGAGCAGATTTGCCAGCGTGTATCTTCCAGCTTGCAGGACGACGAAGTGAGTGTCGTCAGTGACCATCTCAGCATCAATCTCGTGGATCCTTTCACCGCACGAATCTTTAGTCGTCCTGTACGTGGACGCTCCTGCAAACACCAAGACTGCTTTGATCATTTGACCTGGATACAAACGCGTGCCTCGAAGTCGGGAAAACGCAGCCTGAAAAATGACTGGAAATGTCCCATTTGCGGCCAAGATGCGCGTCCCCAACAACTGGTCATCGATGGCTACCTTCAGGAAGTGCGCGCGGAGCTAGCACGAACAAATCGACTTGAAGGAGCAAAGGCAATCCTCATCAAAGCCGACGGATCCTGGGAATTAAAATCAGAATCAGACGCACCACCCTCTTCAGAAGGCGGGCCCGAAAATACTGGGGAACGAGTCCCCTCTAAACGAAAAGCACCCGAACCCAGCAACCATTCCCCAGCTCCCGCTACCCAGAGGCCTAAATCTGAACGGACCAACTCCATGAACGGGCCGGTCAATGATACACACCCACCCGAAGTCATCACTCTGGACtaaacaagaaagagagaggggggagggaaaaacaAGGTCAACATCGCTATCATCGAGTCCCTTACTAAGGAAAACTCCTACATGACTGATGACTTACGTTCATTTGTTCTACTTCCTGCCTTGCGAGTTCTTTGCATACGTGAGCTCTGCGATTTTCTGTTTGTCAAATAAGCCAGGCGCTTTTGTTTTGATTACGATACCCAGCTTGCTTAAATTGTTGTTATTGGTTCTTActcccccttttttttcttccgtCTGTCTCGCACTCCTGATTCAACCCCTGCATGGGACTGCGTGTTGATTTTTGAATTGgctggtctttcttttcccttacGCTTTCATCACTTAGCTCGGGATGTAGGCAGATACCTTGTACATATTTTACCACTTGGTATCGTGCTATGTACAGCACACCAAGACAacagagaaggggaaggatTATTTGACCGTCAATATGAACGTGCCTTTGTAGTATCAAAAGAAGTAGACTAAATTCTTTGAATCAGTAAAATCATTGAGACGGCAAGATCTATGTGCTGGGTACGGAGGTCAcccaatatatatactatacacATACACACTCCTATACAAGGTCAACTCCAATTCAATTAGTTGAGCGAATCAACATTATATAGTGTTGAGACTAGCGAAGTAACACAATGGATATAGATCGGGATTGTATATTATAGATCTCAGGCTACCTATCCTAGCTAACCTATTCTATCTGACAGAGATTATAATCTCATTCTAAAGGGGATCATTTCTAGAGTAAAACAAGGGATAGCAAGGTCCAGACCCCACCAACACAAAAAGTATTAATAAAGTAATGAAGAGAACGGGATCCCAGATCCGAACTCGAACGGGCCAAGTAGAGACAGCGAGGGGTGACAGGGGAATTGTTAGAGGAATAAAACGGGAAAGGAGATTCATTATGCTATACATTATTTTCTCACACGCCTGGCGTGATTGACAAGGTTCTCAATCACGCCCTCGAACGCTTCTTTCTCACTTACTAGGCCGTCTCGTCGTTTCAGCCAGTATTCGAGGACAGAGCTAGCACGGAGCGTAACATTTTCCAGCTCCTTCACGTGGCCTTGTAATTCGCCATCCGTGAGTCCATCTAGGGCTGCGTCTGTCGTGGAGCATAGGCGCCGGACGGCTGGGAGGTCTAATTGGGGCGGTGGAGACGGTTCGCGTCGCCATGAAGCTCTATTCCGAGGTGGGCCAGACGTCGACGGACTGTTGGCACCACTCTGAACGTCATCTTTCCTGACTTGGCTTCCCGAGCGGGAATGAGTCCCCGAAGTGGCGTCGGGGCCACCGGGGTTGATTGATGGCAAAACAAGCTTCTTTTGTTTCGAAGCTGGCAAGATCTCGTCGAGATCGACAGGTACTCCTAGCGAGACTAGGAAGAGACGACGGATCCGAGATTTTACCCAATTCTGGGGCTGTAGTGGTGGAGGCGCAACAAGCTGAGACCACAATGACAAAGAGCGTTCAGTGTTGAAGATAGCTGAGTTGTTTCGGAGTGGTTCTATGGGAGGGAGTGATGAAACCTCATTGGAAGCGGGAAAGAGACGGTCAAGAGGTTCGTCAAGGGCAGCAAACACATCGGGAAGTGATTGACAAGAATCAAAATCCACAAGGGGTGGCTGCAAGACATTGTCAGCTTACGCCTTCCAATAATAACGGGCTATAAGGCATGGGCTACGCAACAGTATTGGAGTTACTTACAACTGTAGGTAGTGTATGAAGTTGAGGTGTTTGTACCACGGGTTCCTCATCAGAAACCTCTGTACTGGGCTCTTGGAAACCATCATCGAAATCGTCAAAATCACCGAAGTCATCTTCCCCCATGTCTTGTTCCTCCGCAAAATCATCAAAGTCATCTGTAGCCGCCTGGTTTGCGCTATCGTCGCCGGCCACAGGTGTTTCCTGCTTATCATGACTCTGTTGCGGGAGGCTATCTTGCAACGGTGACGGTGCATCTACATTGATTAATCGTCCATTTTAATCGCATGTTATCATGGAAACCAAGAGATCCTACCTGGGCCATCTGGAACAGTTTCCGTCACGTCGGGCAAGGCATCGCTCGGTCGTCTTTGATGTGCTCGTGGACTTGATCCTGTATCTTCATTCGGTAAAGTATCTACTCTTTGGAGGACTGTTTCGGGAACATCTGCATCGGTAGAGATTCCCTCCTTTAGACCCCGCTCATTTAACTCTGGACTGTGCGACGGTGATCTCGCATCCGAATCCGAGGCTGTCGTCACAATATCGGGAACCGCATCAGCCTTGCGTTTCTCATACGCTTCGGTACCAGGTATCTCTCCATGACTTGGTTGGTCCGCATCGACTTTCTCAACTATTGTCCGCGGAATTGGTGAACCTTCCGGGGTCAAAGGGCGCTGTGGTCGCCCCACAGTCGAGGAGCTTCTACTGCGTGACCCTTCCGGAATAACCTCAATCTCATCAGGAACTGCATCATGTCCCCTTAGCTCGTATGCCCGAGTTCCAGGAACGTCACCGTGTGAAGGAGTATCGTCAACTTTCTCCACCCGAGTCAGCGGAACAGGAGATGTGCGACCGGACGCCGAGCGCGAATGGGCACGTTCATGGCCTTCGCTGGCGTCTGAGAAATGATCCTCGTCACTGTTTGTAGCTGTTGAAGTAATATTGTCAGCGATAAATATGATGGACCAACTCGTGGGTTTCAGTATGTACCATACCGGAGTCTCGTGCCCCGGAGTCCACTAACTCTACGCTTTTGCTTGGGGGCTCCAAGTGCGAACTGGACGGGCGGGATGGCCTTCCGGACATTAGAGTAGGTCTATTTTCTGAAGAGACACATGTAGAAAAGTGACAATAATTTCTGGGACGGGAAGATTGAAGTGGTATAAGGAGTAATTAAGGTTGCAGTGAACAAGTGGTGATGTTGTCGCTGATCCCCTATGGTTAGAATAACCGGTTCCATGCGAGTCTCGAACATATGCCTGAGGTGTCGAGTTAGTCGCCCAGCCGAGCCAAGCGCGGTTCCTCCAGAGAAACTCTCAGCTTGGGGTGAATAATTGATTGTTTTGGCTGTTGGACTGCGCCAATCCCCATACCAAGAGCCATTCACCTGCCGATTCATCTTTCAGGGCTCGTCATTCCTGGGCGCAGTGAGTTCTCTTTGATTATCTGTCTTTAGCTTCTTATTATTCCtagattgattgactgattgCAAGTTGTATCTATTTTTTTCCACTCCAGGGTAGCCCTGTTGATACCTTCCTTCACAACCCAACGCCATGTCTTTTTCATTCGGTGCTCCAGCCTCCAACGGGGGCTCTGGGAAAAGTCTTTTTGGGACTGCTGGCAATTCGAACACTGGATCGAGCCCGGGTAGTCTCTTTGGGAATATAGGAGCATCAACAAGCGGCAGCTCCTCGCCTTCGATGTTTGGCACAAGCTCTGCGACTGGTGGGCAAGGGTCTACGCTTTTTGGTGGTGCCACTGGTAGCGCTGCTACTCCCAGCAGTGGTACTACTGCTTTTAGTTTCGGTACTCAGAATAAACCCGCGGGTACCACTCAGGCGCCTTCACTATTTGGCAGTGGGTCGCAAACCCCCAAGACGAACGAAACGCCCAGCTCTGGACAGACACCTGCCGGTGGTCTCTTTGGAAATGCTGCAAAGCCTGCAGGCGGCCTGTTTGCCAACGCAACTTCTACCCCGGGACAGTCAGGAGGCTCGATCTTCGGCAACACCGCGTCCACAACTCCTGCTGGTCCTCCACCACAGGGAGGTGCTACTGGCCAGCCTCAGTCGCTCTTTGGACAGACAGCACAGAAGCCAGGCGGTCTATTTGGAAACGTGAATACAACTagctcttcatccaccaCCCCTACTACTGCAACAGcaccctccaccaacccatTGTTCGGAGGAGCTCCGCAGACGCAGACTCAGTCAaacggcggcggcggccttTTCGGATCGAACACACAAAATACACAGCAGAAGCCTTTGTTTGGCTCGACCCCAGCAGCACCTGCGGGAGGTAATCTATTTGGAAACGCTAACAAACCGGCGGAATCAACAACCCCGACCACCAGTGCTGATACTGCCCCCAAACCACTATTTGGTGCTGCCCCAACTCCTTCCACTGGAGGGACAACGAGCGCTCAGAcaccttctcttttccagaAACCAGCTGCTGGAACAGACTCCGCGCCTAAGCCGGCTTTCTCTCTGGGCACCACAAATACTAGCGCACAGCCCTCTACGACTTCAGCCGCATCATCTGCTACTCCGCAAAAATCCCTATTCCCTGCCATTGGTGGTACGACCTCTTCCACAACTCCATCGACAACTCCTGCAGCTGCTCCTAGCGGTGGCATGTTCTCTGCGCTTGGTGCTGCCAAGCCTACAGGGACAACTGCACCCAGCACTACAGCTACCGCACCCCCCGCTACTCAACCCGCTGCACCCACCGGTGGATTGTTCGGAAACAAGCCTGCCGGAACCACCGCATCTTCACAACCCTCGACCACTTCCGCAACCCCCGCTGCAGCCACAGATGCTTCTAAGCCATCGCTCACCACACCCTCCGCGCCGGCGACATCAACCGCTACTGGCACAACGGGCGCCACTGCGACGAGCAACGCAGCAACCGGGGGCGCTGCGCTTGGCGCGTCGACTGCTGGGCCGACTCCTCCGGCTCAGTCTCGCCTGAAAAATAAGACCATGGATGAGATCATCACCCGGTGGGCCACTGATCTGACTAAGTATCAGAAGGACTTCAAAGAGCAGGCGGAGAAGGTTGCCGAATGGGACCGGATGCTTGTTGAGAACGGCACCAAGGTGCAGAAGTTGTACGGTAGTACGGTTGATGCGGAGCGTGCGACACAAGAAGTCGAGCGCCAGCTTGCCTCGGTCGAGGGTCAGCAGGAGGAACTGGGTTCGTGGCTGGATCGGTATGAACGTGAAGTGGATGAAATGATGTCGAAGCAAGTGGGACCTGGTGAATCTTTGCAGGG includes the following:
- a CDS encoding putative nucleoporin Nsp1 (nuclear porin) is translated as MSFSFGAPASNGGSGKSLFGTAGNSNTGSSPGSLFGNIGASTSGSSSPSMFGTSSATGGQGSTLFGGATGSAATPSSGTTAFSFGTQNKPAGTTQAPSLFGSGSQTPKTNETPSSGQTPAGGLFGNAAKPAGGLFANATSTPGQSGGSIFGNTASTTPAGPPPQGGATGQPQSLFGQTAQKPGGLFGNVNTTSSSSTTPTTATAPSTNPLFGGAPQTQTQSNGGGGLFGSNTQNTQQKPLFGSTPAAPAGGNLFGNANKPAESTTPTTSADTAPKPLFGAAPTPSTGGTTSAQTPSLFQKPAAGTDSAPKPAFSLGTTNTSAQPSTTSAASSATPQKSLFPAIGGTTSSTTPSTTPAAAPSGGMFSALGAAKPTGTTAPSTTATAPPATQPAAPTGGLFGNKPAGTTASSQPSTTSATPAAATDASKPSLTTPSAPATSTATGTTGATATSNAATGGAALGASTAGPTPPAQSRLKNKTMDEIITRWATDLTKYQKDFKEQAEKVAEWDRMLVENGTKVQKLYGSTVDAERATQEVERQLASVEGQQEELGSWLDRYEREVDEMMSKQVGPGESLQGPDQERERTYKLAEKLSERLDEMGKDLTSMIEEVNGASATLSKTNKADEPISQIVRILNSHLSQLQVIDQGTSELQTKVSAAQKAGQSLSSRFGYGFSSSGMANSTAADDFYRSYMGRR
- a CDS encoding DUF5102 domain-containing protein (predicted protein) is translated as MERYLVPKPSDSDARSPSHSPELNERGLKEGISTDADVPETVLQRVDTLPNEDTGSSPRAHQRRPSDALPDVTETVPDGPDAPSPLQDSLPQQSHDKQETPVAGDDSANQAATDDFDDFAEEQDMGEDDFGDFDDFDDGFQEPSTEVSDEEPVVQTPQLHTLPTVPPLVDFDSCQSLPDVFAALDEPLDRLFPASNEVSSLPPIEPLRNNSAIFNTERSLSLWSQLVAPPPLQPQNWVKSRIRRLFLVSLGVPVDLDEILPASKQKKLVLPSINPGGPDATSGTHSRSGSQVRKDDVQSGANSPSTSGPPRNRASWRREPSPPPQLDLPAVRRLCSTTDAALDGLTDGELQGHVKELENVTLRASSVLEYWLKRRDGLVSEKEAFEGVIENLVNHARRVRK
- a CDS encoding MIZ zinc finger domain protein (predicted protein) — translated: MSPTTHLPNVNSNPNSVESSNSTANIFLGGVRRSWMLNAANCSSSLSCHSELPDGSATTAPSDKVVTDTDAAAAAGRTRQQGMRESSSLRVLPVPSQSQENAASVTTAAAAPLPPQSQPNVMSPVTPGHAQQQFQQQSPISQDSSWHVVSDRAGPDPPLAATATTTVVSRRSASRTLQTPIVVPSPIYDSSSNIVNRNGASPSVTSFPSPHTVGPAPLPHQPQVGAAVSTSSPVGVGAVNIIAGNPTRAGHQRERSNISLQLQRRDSHASHSHSPALSPAFPPSAASPRQQMVQPPNTSRRNPFHNPLLDDAFYEQSLRTLENFQHQLKQRDCLGNVEQPRTQLLYQACAERDPMFLAIHQVYCLHSLAPQEFFQLPGYSVPQECGLDVIRRLLVENSRVSGGFLRWSAQFPAPLAGLIQSSRYGQAVEQAGQCLRLLGEKWPMYVKEVRKREFPPLVDELVKNFGITSGALAYTVFLSTCRTLPGSKSEEHLKAVWELDLRYYQQRCASPRLVSNAQIQEETQKVVQAYRSVCAAAVTHQPGPPPNLPYGPMSIGSERDSMLHPVARPTSTGSPQVRNPQMTLPLPNQPGPLVSQGTMIVRSNVESNRCSNPSNCSAHGISVPNCASSTGRQNSVNATRGPSPTTGNCRATSARATKQWGWAVHATSESEASYSTPNLSIVSATASSTSPACPSSSPSRLPSIEYNTAPTAS